GCTTTTATGGCACTTCTAAAATACCTGAAACCTACAAACTGTATTTTCAATAATGGCAGAATAAGACTGGCTATTTGATAACTAGAACAGTAGGCCAAGACAACAACTGCACATATGCAAGGCAAAAATTATCATGTATTAAGCACAATACCTATGGATATTATTGGGGAATGCAGAAATACTATAGTTAGGACTGAACTGTTTCCTAATGCTGAGGCTTTTGCTCTTCAAAGAGTGGCAGTGGCAGATGACAATCCTCAAAGGATGGAGCTATGAGCATGTAACACCTGAGATTAGTACTGGGTTTAAACCAGAGGCTAGAATGACTAGGcttattcttcataaaaaaaaataaaaatgaataagaacaTCCTTGTACACATCATCATAAATTCCACACTGCCACCAGTAATCTTGCAGACCATAAGTATCAACAAAACACCTCTCTAGGAGGTTGTAGTTCACTTTTATatccctccctttttttcttttactgactCCATCAAGCATTACACCCCGTAGGGGGGTTTAGTGCTGTCAGttcacctcatgcagtgcactgtaggcactacttaaggttcacTGCAGCATTCtatcggtccctagctgcaaccccctttcatttcttttactgtgactttgttcatattctctttcttccatcttgctatccaacctcttaaCATTTGTTTTATAGTACAACTaaaaggttttcctcttgttacacctttcaactaccaatccgtttcagcactgaatgacctcataggtcccagtgcttggcctttggcctaaattctatatttcattccatcAAGCATTACATACTGATCATAGTGTGCATAATAATAATTGTCTATCATGCCTCACCTTCACCTCTGTTCACCAACACCACAGCTCTCCCTGATCCTTCATCTCTTGAGACTTTCATCCCgggcattttcattttcttcctcccATACCAGCTGTGGTAATCATCTTCCCACTTTCTATATATTCCTGCCTATTGTAGTACTGTACATTGGCTAGGTTCGTTTGTCCTTTCGTGGAAATCATAAATTGTGACATGGTTCAACTTTTCTTTCCATTCATGGGATTGCTGGGGAGGACTGACTCCTTTCACTTATGATCTGCACAGCTGGCATAAAGATTTGTGCTACTATCTGAAGCTGCCACTGCCAGGTCATCATGGGTTAGAATTAACAAAGCAAGACTTCTGCAGctatcaaaccttttttttttcatgtgggcaTTTGATTCTGTGGAGGCTTACTagttacatatatgtacgtactgCCTTTTGGCTTTtttcaaaagaatgaaaattatgaGTCATAATAAATAGAACTTTTTTCATACTGGCCTAGCCTAGGCAAGGGCAATACTTTGCTCATTCTCTAGCTTTCTCTTACAAAACTAGCAGCTGGTCAGcaatatataatttgcataaagCCCAAAAATAAACTGATCACAAATGAAATACCTTACTTGACAGTTCTGAGGGAGTTTAAATGCAGGATAtgtgaaaacaagtaaaaacctTGAACAATTCTATCAGTGTATGCTAGGCTATAGGCACTGGGGTAACAAATTTTGCACCTTTTAATAACAGAAGGGCAGTTTATTTCAATTTAAACTGCTTTGCAGTGGGAAGCTTATCTTCCTTCTCTtcaaaagaaactgaaggaaagatATTTGTGGGGGTAATAGTATTGTCTAGTAAGGAAACTCAAATTTACTTTCACAAGGAGGGAAAGAGACTGACTATCAACATGCTTTCGGCCACAGTAGCTTCCTCAGGATGCTGCCTTTCAGTATTACTCTGCACAACTATGCAATACCAGAAAAAAtattaccataagaaatacaatCAGTCATTTTCTCTACTAACAAAGCTAAGGCTGGTCTTGTGAGTTCTTTGACTATTCAGGGAActcaaatatacatatttattctttatagCAAATTCATCCctggtaaaaggataaaaagaagcACTACAGTATTGCGTAGAACCAGGAGCCTCAAAACTTCCAACATTATGGTACTGGAGGTAGTACAGGGTTTACACACAGCACAGCTTGCACTGCAAGCcacaaaacacacaaagacaCTTGCAAGCAGGGCATTTGGATCAAGCGCTTGGCTAGAAAATGCATCACATCCCAAAGGACAATACCTTAACtcaatatcattataaaaaaaaagcagctcAGCGgtttgattaaaatatttttataactaaaGTAAATAATTTAGTAGTTAGTACTACCACATCCAAATTTACGTACagtcaactaaaaatttcctaaGCAAGTTGCAATTCCCAGCTGCAGCCTTCACAAGAAAACTAAATTATCCCAGTATGAACTGTGGTGTTAAGTAGACTAtttaacataatatacataacaataaaacatacacaaatcCATGAcaatcaaaattaataaatataacagtcatgaataaaaaaaaaaagctaattctTGACACAACTGTCCAATATCTACACTGAAAAGAATGGTTTTATCTATGAATCACCTTCAAAGCAAGAAACAAGTAGGAATATGCTATAGGAATTGAGAACACCTCTACCTATGAacaggttcggatcccacattccATTTAGATCCAACACTACATACCCAGTACAGTTTCACATATTCGTTCATACCTTATATGTACTTTGACTATATAACTACAGTTTAACCaacctaaaataaaattgaagatattaaaattaaattacagtgATTAAATAAGTAATGGCAGCAAAGTGTGGAGCAAATATTCCTTGTCTGCATTCATAGCAAGTTTGGGATGGGAAATGGGTAGACCCCTCAAGTCCAAACTTCTCTTTCATCTTGAAGCATTAATCAAATAAAGTCAGATTCAGTTCCATTTCATAATCACAAGAGCCACAAAAAACAATGGCATTGTGTACAGCAGATTCATCTTGATGAACAAATCAAAATTCAGACCCATAGACTAAAATAGTAGCAGCACATTTTTAATCAAACCAAACAATTTGGTAACAAATCTTTTCTATTTCCTTACTTTATCTTTCAGTTCTTTGCATTCTTCTTTTTCACTCGCTTATTCTTCTGATTTCACTATTACAGTGTAGTTTATTAACAAAGACcagctaatactaataataactcaTTCATTCACAAATGCTTGAACTAATGCttgtaaaatttcattatttcttcttcttccagataTAGTTCCAGCTTCAAAGTACGTCATCTACAGCTTCTGAACCTGCCCAACGACCTATTTTGTGCAAATACTTCATATATCATTGCATGCTAAAGACACCTCCATTAAGCATTCATTTTTTCAACTACTGCCACATGCCATGTCTTAGATATGTAGAATTCTTAAAGCATGGTATTTTCTTGAAAAGCACTCCATTTTCAAGCCAAAAGGGAAAGAGAAATCCTCATCTTTATTCTAGGTTACTAACCATCAACAACAGGGAGTGAGACTGCAGCAATGTTCTAGAAGGTTGCGTAGTCCTCAACAAACTTCCCTGTAAGTGGGTCAAGTTTAAAATTTCCAACAGTATTGTctagataatgatttttctttccttactGATACAAGTTCTAAGTGACATTTTCAGAGAGATTTGTTTTACTCATATTACAGATTTACTGAAGTTGATTCCACAttcactgtttatttttttttaatattcacaaaaCTCACATGCAAATGTTGCACCCACACTGCAATCCTGCCATTCCTTTAAAACCATGGAGACTGGTATGAGCCTTGAAGTGTTGAAATGTTTTGTGGCTggttaaaaaatatttcctttcaatttgctttgcttttaaaTCGTCGCTAGTTTTCCTTATCTCTTTCCtcacttcacatttttttttctttttaatttctttacatCGACATTGACCACTTCAAGTGTTCTATAATTCATTCAGTAATTATGAGGATCACTCTAACAGTCAAATGATTCAACCAAATAGCACTCACTGCATTTGCCATTTGTTCCCTTTTTCATGATTTACTTTAGAATTCATTCCCTCTGTAATTTTACAATTCACCATTTGTTCCTCTTTTCATGATTTACTTTAGAATTCATTCCCTCTGTAATTTTACAATTCATTGTACAACTACACACTACAAATATTACCACTCTTGCTTTTACATTTAATACCATACAGGAAGACCACAACGACATACATAAATGACAAGCACGAGTACAACACGTGTACACTGATACAGCCATCCAGATTTGAATGCCCAGAACATACATAACAAGGACATTGCTGACAGGGATTACACTTTGAACAGATGTTCTCTTTCCAAGAGGACCAAGCACTCCAAGGAACAGTGGTCAAAAAAGACCTCTACTTATGACAAATTTCCATCAGTACTATAATATATCTTGTAGCTGCATGACAACTTactgtaaaacagaaaaaaatatactttgtaAGAACATCTCAATGgctgatgaaaaatgaatataacagACAAACTAACCATAATGCATAAGCACAAAATGACTGGTGGaaatgaagaggaagatgatgaaaATCCAATTCTCTCACCTCCAACCAAAACCCATCAATCATAAACAGCACTCATTCTTAGTCCAAATGTCTCTAGACAGAATTCTATATCTTTTCAATTTAAGAAGTAAAAGAGCTAATAATGACTGTTCACACGTGTACCTTTGACCCACTGGTGACCAGtgactatcctcttcattatttGCGTGCCCAACAATAATTTATCCTTTCACTTAAACTTAATCATGGATAGGTTACATTCTGCAGTAATTTGTGGCAAGAGCACATAACACAGTGCATCATACAGCAAAAACCTCCAGCATACATCGGTAGAtataacatgaagaaaataaccaATTCAAGTGTTCAGTACTGATTACATGTACAGATAACTTTAGTTTAACTTACTGTTATCCTTCAACACCTACCAGAAGGAAAACCATGCCATGAATTTGTCACACAGTCATCACAGTCATTGACCATAGTAAATCCTTCCATTAATATGAACTCACAAATGAGCAATAAGCATTCTATCATTGAAGTACATGGATGAAACACACATTGTAAATGTATGACTGGTCCTTTGACTTGTTAGTGAAGTAATGAAACTTGAAGAGTTAACAGAGCTGTTATACATTTGATGTCAACTTGATATACCTGACTGCTTATCATCAGTTCATGAAGCTGTGATACAATATTACCTGTAAAACAACTGCCTGACAAGGCAGATATACTCCAGTGCAGATTCACAGTTCATTGGGAATTGGATCTAAGGTTTTTCATGTAAAGTCTGATACTGAGCCATATATTTGACTGCCATGGTCCAGAATAGAGGGGACAGTTGCTGGACATTGTAACTTCAGCACTGATATGTCAGTTTCCCAAGTTGTATGTGATATCTACCTTATCAGGTTTACTTCTTTTGGCTTTTCTGTATGCAATATGTACATTTCAGTTCAAGTGTGTATCAAAGATTAAACTTCAGAACTTTCTAGTTTGGTAGATGGTTCAATGTGGTAATTCTTTTTCTAGCTAATCTTTACAAAATAAGACTGCTCCAGTTTTTTCTGCATGTGATATTGTTTATTGCAAAGTGGAACAGTATGAGGTCACTAAAGTCATCTCACATTCCAACTAACCTAAACCATCAATCCTGCTCGAGGAAGTGGAACAGAATTTAATATTTGGTGTAATGAAAAGAACTTAGTAAATATCTCTAATCACAGAATTGTATGTAAAATTCTTTCATCTACACCTCCAGGCTTCTGCAATTAATAGGTTTAGAGCAACATTTTTATGTGTTGGAACTTCATGTCAATGAAGTGATTAGTTACCAATCAATCAAAGGTATACTGGATGAACACCTGCTGTTAGCTATTCTGGTTCCGGTACAAGACGCAAGAATTCATGCATAAGATACATTGTAGAATGGTAAGAGGGCTCCATATGATTGACAGGCttacatgaaaaaattatatatatataaaaaaaactttaatattcaCTAGTTACACAGAAGGTGATATTTCCCTCTCATAAcaacataaaataacaaaaccTAAAGCTACTTGCTACACTCAGATCAACTGAGCGAAATAAGCAACAGCACCCTTCACAGCAAAATGATTGGGATTTATGAAAACAGAACAATGTCCCTCAATGAAATAGAAATGAATTAGAATCCATTTAATGAAGGTGCCTAAGAGCCAatatcctaaaaaaataaataaataaataaaattttagaaaatgtcACCAGGGTTGACTTCACTAAAAGTTACTGCGCACCATAATTTAATCTGGCTTTCCTACCAAACACTTTACATAGCTTGCAAATAAAAGATCGATCTGGGAAAAAGGTAATTCCAATACAAaccttttttaaagatttttttaaaatacagcTCATGGCATTTTCCTATTAAGTAGAAACATAGGTGGATATTTACAGTATACTATATCTAAGTGTTATCTCTTGTCATACTTTTGTTTGGGTTTACGCACTTAAGGAAAGCAATCTTTACATTCTGACCACCACTAACATCCTTGTTTCATGGAAAATGTCTTCTCCATTGTTTTAAAACTAAACACAATAAATTGTGCTCAAAcctaaaaaatacataattatagaAGTCAAAGATCATTATAATCACTATTAGCAAAGGGAACCCTCTATAAGTAATCCAACATGCCAGTTTATACAGAAAGACaccaaataacaagaaaaaataatactcaATAACAAAATGGCAATTTCAGACAATGAATGACTTCAAATTATGAGTCCCGATTGGTACTGTATGAACATGGGCAGCTACTGGCACCATTGACACTGGTAATCCTGATAAGTACGTGCTGTTTAACCACCTCCTCTGAGCAAGTAATGGTAACAGTGACTATGGTATGTATTTCCCCCTGCATCATGCCTGCAGACCATCAACCATTCACAGCACTGGGCATCACCGGTTTCATGCACAGGTCTCTACTGTCAGTGTTTCTGTTTCGATGATATTCGCTAGATAAGTTGGACAATGAAATTCATGAGTGAAGCATCAGAGGCAATCTTGCCCCTGTTATGAGCTCTGTTTTAGTGTGTCATGCACTTACAGGGCGTTTGGGAAGCAATTTCACAAAAGTATGGAATGACAGCAGTAGTGAAAATTCATCCACTCTCCTCCCTCTTGTGTCTAACTTGAAAGGATTTTTGTGAAGTTTTTCTCCAATAAACTTCATTTTTTACTGAAATGTgctataatatgtgtgtgtgtgtgtgtgaattaattGGGACCAATTGTATTTTAGAGCACTCAGGGAGGTTAATAGAAATGAAAGGtgtagaatttttttctctctctcatctttaaaaGGGTGTTTTTATTTGGTGTATCCTACCTCTTTTTTGCAAATATTTGTGTTTTACCAAAATGCCCCCTTCCCACATATGTCCCTTCCTTTCTCTTCCCTCTGCTCTTTTACCACCTGTCTTTTCAACTTCAACTTCCTTCAGCTCCACCGGTTTACCCATAATTAAGAGTAAACCAAGCAAACCAGCCTTGTCAAGAATCAGCCCATTTtatgattaactttttttttaatcattcactGGCTTTTCAGTTTCATGtaccacaggaactgctgaacttGAGTGGGGTGTCTGCAAGTTTTCAAGTGTTTAACAGCTATGTAGTTACAATGATCATACTCAAGTAAACTTACTGGCTACTGATTTGCTGCTGCTGAAATATAAATCACATTTCTCTTCTTCATACTTTCCCCTTCAATGGAAAATACAAGGGCACTGTCTCTTCAAGCTGAATAAAATATCAATGtcggattaaaaaataaaatttttttggtaACAATAGACTGAACTTAAAAGCTACTACGTACGTAACTAAAATATTCATTCCCATGGCATTCCTTGTCTAAAATGGTGATTTTTGGATACATCACTGGCTTCATGGAGTAGGCATAAAATGTGGCTATTACTCCTCATGAAAATCCTAATGATATGTTCATACAACAGGATGTAAAAAATACTAATAAGTAACACATTTACAACAGCAATGCCTTAATATTTACTGTATAAATAACTGGGATgtatttcttactttattttctatttcaaatcTTGAAAGAAAAGAATGCTGTTCCCCATTTCCAATTCACCAGAACATTTCGCCAGCATACAGCCAAATTTCTATGCATTTTTGGAGCATTTGTTTCTCCTAATCCAGCATATATCTTTAAAAGTATGTGCCCAAAAATTCATGTCATTTCTGTTTGCTTCCACTCATCATCTGAAGAATCAGAGGAAGTGGTATGACACGAAGATCAATTCCTTCGCCTTTTATTTGACGGAGTGTGAGCAGGGGAGGAGGGTTTGGAATCGCGGCCTCTCTTACCTGGTCTTCTGGGAGTTTCATCGTCATCATCTCTGATATCGCGGATTCTGTCTGGTCGAGAGCCTGATTTGGCAAAGAACAACATTAAATGTTGATTCAGCAGAGTATGTAACACTAATAAAAACTGATTTGGCAAAGAATAACAAATTAAAGTGAAGGGCCAATTAGCAATGTTGGAACTACTAATGCTTATCTCCAGTCCTTTTTCAccaatttacttttatatttcttgGGAATTGTAGTTACAGTATATGCAAGAAGTAGGGACAGACTATTCATTAATTAGTAAAATAGTTACTTAAATACATAGTTATGGCCTTCAAGGAATCTAGCCAGCATCTATTAGAAACTTCAATAAGTGGTTTAAGGAGCATATGACAATTTTAAATCTATAGCATATTGTTAAGCACTGCATATATAACAAGGAATTATAGGAAGAGAATAACTGTTAAGCAATCATTAAAACCTACTACAGATACAGTCTATTCAACAATAATTTTCCTGAAACATACCTTCATCactcctctctttttcttttttggggggtctCCCACGACCACGGCTTTCCTTCTCATCGTCTTTAAGGTCTGGCTTACTCCTTTCGTCAAGCAAATCTGAGAATTCTCCATCAGGAAGGCTGAAGTCATTCTCATCGTTGGGGAATGGAAGTCTGTCACTCTCATCCTGTATTAAGGCTTTATTAACTATTTGTACATGGGAAACCAACAGATAAAATTTTCAAGTGCAGAcaaagaacaatttttttttaataaacagtgACAACAATACAGTGTCACCCGTACCATAGCTCAGACTCTGGTATCAGTACCATTGAGAGAATCTGATTTTGAAGATTAGGAGACTTAATGGTTTCAACACACCTAAGGAGTTTGTGTTTAAATAATAAACTTTCTAGTTTGAACACATATACGTATTAGAAATAAGCAGCTGTAGACAGTCATTGAACCACAGCCTCAACAAAGTATCCTCAAGAGTGAGCTGGGTATATCTGATACTGCAGTAACAAAATCTATTCCTCAGTGTTGTCAAACTGATTCACTTTAAGTTAATCTCCAGAGTTGTGTGAACGAAAATAAGTtctacaaaatgtattctcaggTATTGCAATGCAAAAAAATAACAGAGCATCTAATAAGAATAGCTAGTTACTACCAGTTTCCTGGTCACTGGTCAGTCATTGCAACAGCATcaatcatttttaaaagaatcacACTTGCTGACAGAACTAAACTTTCATTCCTTCTGTTGGGAATTAGAATCTAATACTGGTTCTCTGTTAGGTTGTTTAATGAGTATAAGTATTAGTCTACATGTAGTTCCAGTCAACCAGCTACTGGAATCATGAAATGATTCTCGCACAAGTTTGAGTTCTTaccattttttatcattaaaataaaactatactTGACTACAGCTTTTGTCCTGCAAATCTTTGGAAAATTGTCTGACTGCATACTTCAAGCATCAAGGGGCTACCCCAATATGAAGTCTGTCTTTAAAGTACCTAGTGTTCTTGGAAAAGGGTACTAGCATATGCTGCCTTCCTGCTTGCAAAGGGTGTGAGCATTTTGGGTGGCTTTTCATCATTACCTTTCTCCAACATGAAGTGCTGTTGACATCAAATTTATAAGACATCATCCCAGCATTGGAAATACTGCGACTGCTNNNNNNNNNNNNNNNNNNNNNNNNNNNNNNNNNNNNNNNNNNNNNNNNNNNNNNNNNNNNNNNNNNNNNNNNNNNNNNNNNNNNNNNNNNNNNNNNNNNNNNNNNNNNNNNNNNNNNNNNNNNNNNNNNNNNNNNNNNNNNNNNNNNNNNNNNNNNNNNNNNNNNNNNNNNNNNNNNNNNNNNNNNNNNNNNNNNNNNNNNNNNNNNNNNNNNNNNNNNNNNNNNNNNNNNNNNNNNNNNNNNNNNNNNNNNNNNNNNNNNNNNNNNNNNNNNNNNNNNNNNNNNNNNNNNNNNNNNNNNNNNNNNNNNNNNNNNNNNNNNNNNNNNNNNNNNNNNNNNNNNNNNNNNNNNNNNNNNNNNNNNNNNNNNNNNNNNNNNNNNNNNNNNNNNNNNNNNNNNNNNNNNNNNNNNNNNNNNNNNNNNNNNNNNNNNNNNNNNNNNNNNNNNNNNNNNNNNNNNNNNNNNNNNNNNNNNNNNNNNNNNNNNNNNNNNNNNNNNNNGTGGTCTGTGTGTTGCTGAGGGTACCATTCTGAAGGAATTTTCAGCACATGTAACCTTGTAGACGTCAATGTTTCttgtttagaggagataagacttttcactgtctaatTCCAAAGTTATTGTTCCATACATACTTTCCTCGGTATTGTATCAAATACtgttagatcttgctgaggacctgCACTGttaggtgttgagattgaagccccttcatctctatatcagtctctctatGGAGTTTAGATGCAGGTTTATATGAATTTACTGTagaaccttttatttagcagtggttaataagtaaatttattgtcagcacccttctttaagctggtgtaaagggaatgctattttaggtttctgccttagagctgagggtgatgttaaggctatgctttacagttccttgtaagaattccaatgtaacccctTGGGGGGGAAAAGGAGGAAACTTCTCTATTCTATTGGGGCATTTAAAGGTTAAagctagaacatttttatcatccttttagaaaccttgaaTATCTTTCTgaaaggtaaatgctggaagaggcaaagttaacctttggttttgtggttttaagaaaaacagatgttGTGGTATGAggttagcctggaagaggcaaaatcaaccttttgttttttggttttagaaaacctagctgtctttgccaatggttaagcttgaaggcaaagttaactttttgttttgtggttttagaaaacctagaatgtaattgtgaaggttaagcctggaagaggcaaagttaaccttttgtgttgtgatttttagaaacttataatgcctttgccaatggttaagcttgaaggcaaatttaacttttgttttgtggttttagaaaacctagaatgtatttgtgaagtttAAGcatggaagaggcaaagttaaccttttgtgttgtgatttttagaaactttgtcaaggaacacaaggtccttTGTGACATACTGGATAGGCTAGTACATGAGAACCAGCTCCATATCATCTACCTTTATTGAAGTTAaatattcataatgtgagcagcagttgcaacttcatttagtgttaagtcaatttgttgctccagaataggattgatgtgtcacagtagaAGTACTATTCAATTTTTGCCCGACCACTACCtcaagtatacagaattgtgtttggaaacagtaaagcccttaatccgctactagtagtgggtagtcttttcctgaactgaaaAAAAGAGCAATTATTTAGGCTCTTGTTTAAAtcccgggttttaatattttggggagcgtgaaggtacaaattttgtataggagcttacctttatattgtaaaggtatttattttaagtgactcgttttatagggcttttggacccaggcacaagggtccctcataccgcttgcatttcatgctggctgaatcgaagcggttttctctgcaaggctgctctttgctgcatacatatgagagccttgctccctgaatggaatccaactgcTGGTGTTAGTAAAATCCACCAAgtattccagatcaggtgagaatgttttgggttttgtataagaaacctttagcttgAATGGCTGAGcagaattttgtctagctgcactacccaccatcctcctCTAAATGTGGGAATAAGCTAGATTTAACAGTACGTAAGATTcatatcaaataatataaattttcataataaaatttattatttggatacttacctactgttaaagtagacccacccagcctccccacaacttagtgggctgtcaaggagaattctgacgagctaaaacattcgaaacacccctggtggagaacaggtgaactatacagtcatccgggcagccattcaattttttttttttttgaatgccgactcgcttAATCGGCGGGAAgctatagctaaatttaacagtaggtaagtaaccaaataataagttttattatgaaaatttatattttcctcttacttttctCTCCC
The sequence above is drawn from the Macrobrachium nipponense isolate FS-2020 chromosome 32, ASM1510439v2, whole genome shotgun sequence genome and encodes:
- the LOC135207323 gene encoding MRG/MORF4L-binding protein-like (The sequence of the model RefSeq protein was modified relative to this genomic sequence to represent the inferred CDS: added 213 bases not found in genome assembly), encoding MLNSKMSSEVDWNVENEIQLFYAMMGHKPVGVNKHFQMMFIHDKLSTSLNCELSSKTIWKKLETLYDLTALDESDRLPFPNDENDFSLPDGEFSDLLDERSKPDLKDDEKESRGRGRPPKKEKERSDEGSRPDRIRDIRDDDDETPRRPVSCHAATRYIIVLMEICHK